The DNA window GAGCGAGGCCACGGCGTGGGCGGCCAGCCCCTCGCCGGCGCCGATCCAGCCGAGGCCCTCGTTGGTCTTCCCCTTCACGAACACGGCCTCCGGCGCGACGCCGAGCGCCTCCGCCAGGCGCGCGCGCATCGCCGGGCGGTGCGGCCCGACCTTGTGCCGCTCGGCCACGACCGCGACGTCGACGTTCGCCACCCGCCAGCCGCCCGCACGCAGCCGATCGACCGCGAGGCGCAGCATCTCCATCGAGTCGCGGCCCGCGTTCTCGGCGGCCGTGTTGGGAAAGAGCTCGCCGATGTCTCCCAGCCCAGCGGCGCCGAGGACCGCGTCGGTGACCGCGTGCGCGGCGACGTCGCCGTCGGAGTGCGCCACGACGCGTGCGTCACCCGGCATACGCACGCCGGCGATCACGAGCGGATGGCCGTCGGCGCCGAAGCGGTGCGAGTCGTAGCCGATGCCGACGCGCGTCTCGCCAGTGGTCACGCGGCGGCCATCGCGCCGTCGGGCGCGCCGTCCGGCAGGATGATCTGGTACGACTGCGTGCGGCGCGCGGCCGTGAAGCCGGCGTCGCGGATCAGGCGCTCCATCTCGTCGATGGTCGTGCGATGCGTCGTGTTGGCGGCCGAGACGACGTTCTCCTCGATCATGAGCGAGCCGAAGTCGTTGCAGCCGAAGCGCAGCGCCATCTGGCCCACCTTCATGCCCATCGTCACCCAGCTCGCCTGCAGGTTGGGCACGTTGTCGAGCGCGATGCGCGAGATGGCGACCGTGCGCAGGTACTCCGTGGCGTCCGTCTTCTGCATGTGCGAGAACTCGGGCGTGTTCTCGGGCTGCAGCGGCCAGGTGATGAACGCCGTGAAGCCGCCGGTGCGCGCCTGCAGGTCGCGCACGCGCTGCAGGTGCTCCAGCCGCTCGGCCAGCGTCTCCCCGAGGCCGTACATCATCGTCACCGAGGTCTTCATCCCCTCCTCGTGCGCGATCTCCATGATCTCGAGCCAGCGGTCGGCGCCGGCCTTCTTGGGCGCCGCGTAGTCGCGCACGCGCTGCACGAGGATCTCGCCGCCGCCGCCCGGAATGGAGTCGAGGCCCGCCGCCTTCAGCTCGCGCACGACGTCACGCGCGTCGAGTCGGAAGCGCGTCGCGAAGAAGTCGACCTCGCTGGGGCTGAAGCCGTGGATGTGGATCGGATGGTGCCGCTTGATGTAGCGCAGCAGCTCGAGGTACCACTCGAACGGGATGTACGGGTTGTGTCCGCCCTGGATGAGGATCTGCACCCCGCCCAGCGCCTTCGTCTCGTCGATCTTCTGGCCGATCTGCTCGTACGAGAGCGTGTAGCCCTCGCCGTGCTTGGGCCGCCGCGCGAACGCGCAGAAGCCGCAGTCGGCGACGCAGACGTTCGTGTAGTTGATGTTGCGGTCGACGATGTACGTCACGACCCCGTGCGGGTGCTTCGCCTCGCGGATCGCGTCGGCGGTCGCGCCCAGCTCGAGGAGCGGCGCGTTGGCATAGAGGTCGAGGAGGTCGCGCATGGGAGGCGGCGGAGAGGGCGCGGTCAGGCGGCCGGCAGGAACGCGAGGCGGCCGTCGGGCACGCGGCCGGCGAGCACGAGGCGACGGAAGAACTCCGTCAGCCCGGCGAGGTGCGGATACGACAGCCCATAGTCGAGGCCGGCGAAGTACTCGACGCACGCGGAGTGCGCGATGCCCGTCGCGCGGTGCGCCTGCGCGGCCAGCTCGTCGAGATGGGCGAGGCCCCAGTCGCGGCTCTCGATGAGCGAGGCGTGCACGCGCAGCGACCGGGCGACCGGCGTGGTGCGCTGCGCGACCCAGACGGCGAAGACGAACGGCTGGCCCGTCCAGCGCTTCCACTCCTCGCCCAGGTCGTAGACGTGCGCGAACGGCGGCGGCGCATCGGCGTCGTCGCCACCGCGCGGGCCGGCACCCAGCAGCAGCGCGGCGTCGCCGATGACCAGGCGCGCCGGTCGGTCGCCGCCGCGCTCGAAGCGCGCGAGGTCCGAGATCTCGGCGTCGCCCGGCACGAACTCCGGGCGGCAGCGCCACACGTTCTCGAACAGCAGCTCCAGCAGCGCGACGCTCGTCATCGAGCTGGTGCTGACGACGACGCGCTTCCCGCCGAGCTCCGTCGCCGGGACGTCGCTGAACAGCAGCACGCTGCGCACCGGTCCATCGCAGGTGATGCCGAGGTCCGGCAGGAGCAGCAGGTTGCTCGCGTTCTGCGCGTACTCGACGGCCGAGACGACGCTGACGTCGAGCGACCCGTCGGCGATGCCGCGGTTGAGCGCCGTCGGCA is part of the Roseisolibacter agri genome and encodes:
- the ispF gene encoding 2-C-methyl-D-erythritol 2,4-cyclodiphosphate synthase, encoding MTTGETRVGIGYDSHRFGADGHPLVIAGVRMPGDARVVAHSDGDVAAHAVTDAVLGAAGLGDIGELFPNTAAENAGRDSMEMLRLAVDRLRAGGWRVANVDVAVVAERHKVGPHRPAMRARLAEALGVAPEAVFVKGKTNEGLGWIGAGEGLAAHAVASLVRVGAPTD
- the mqnC gene encoding cyclic dehypoxanthinyl futalosine synthase encodes the protein MRDLLDLYANAPLLELGATADAIREAKHPHGVVTYIVDRNINYTNVCVADCGFCAFARRPKHGEGYTLSYEQIGQKIDETKALGGVQILIQGGHNPYIPFEWYLELLRYIKRHHPIHIHGFSPSEVDFFATRFRLDARDVVRELKAAGLDSIPGGGGEILVQRVRDYAAPKKAGADRWLEIMEIAHEEGMKTSVTMMYGLGETLAERLEHLQRVRDLQARTGGFTAFITWPLQPENTPEFSHMQKTDATEYLRTVAISRIALDNVPNLQASWVTMGMKVGQMALRFGCNDFGSLMIEENVVSAANTTHRTTIDEMERLIRDAGFTAARRTQSYQIILPDGAPDGAMAAA
- a CDS encoding menaquinone biosynthetic enzyme MqnA/MqnD family protein, with the protein product MSAAMLRVGRIPYINCYPVYGAIDRGIVPLDATLIDGVPTALNRGIADGSLDVSVVSAVEYAQNASNLLLLPDLGITCDGPVRSVLLFSDVPATELGGKRVVVSTSSMTSVALLELLFENVWRCRPEFVPGDAEISDLARFERGGDRPARLVIGDAALLLGAGPRGGDDADAPPPFAHVYDLGEEWKRWTGQPFVFAVWVAQRTTPVARSLRVHASLIESRDWGLAHLDELAAQAHRATGIAHSACVEYFAGLDYGLSYPHLAGLTEFFRRLVLAGRVPDGRLAFLPAA